The DNA window ATGTTACCGCTGGAACTTGCAAGTCTTCACTTATTTTGATCACTAAAGGAAAAATATACAACACCAAAACAATAAAGCAAACCAAGTGGTATTACCTCTGTTCTTCTATAATTTTCTAGTTGCCAAAGCTCTTTtcttgaaatcaaaatgaaAGCATTATTGGCATAGGTTAAAGTTGCAAAGTTGCTCGCTTAAAACAACTCCcctacaaaaaaatttgttagTGCTAATTGCCACGGACTACAAAGATATATCCgatattatttttactATGCGCGactttcatttttttttttttcttttcttacTCGCATTTCCTGTTTCCCCGGGATCTTTGAACCAATCAAAGCACCGGAATAAACTATTGGTCTATGATGATTCCAACTCATCTTCCCCTCAAAAAATTCCTGACCAACCGGGCAATAGAAATTGCCTctcaataaaaaaaaaaagcaacaGATTTCAAGCCGAGAGTTGCACGCCCGCCCTAATTACTCCGGTTTCATGCCAACGCATTCACAGTAAGCATGAGTTcttgaaataataatttctttcaatacCCACACCGTTAAAataagcaaaaaaaaaaaaaaaaagacatagaaaaagaaaaaccatTGAAACTCCAtcacaatttttttttgttgttgttgttgaacaaGTGAATTTTCCAATTAAGACCAGACTTTTCTATACCATTCTGGTAATTCGTCACCATGTTATCAAGATCTATTAAATCGTCGTTAAAGCGTACTACAACTTTAGCCAGACCAACTGCTGCCAAGTCTGCCTTGAAAATTGCCAATGTCAGTTCAGTTAGATCCCTCCATATTCAAAACACTTCCAGCTATAGACCAACACCATTCTTGACTTTCCAAAGATATGCCAGTGTTTCTGTCAAAGTGCCAGATATGGCTGAATCCATCACAGAAGGTACTTTAGCCGCCTTCAACAAAGAGATTGGTGATTTTGTCAGTCAGGACGAAACAATTGCCACCATCGAAACcgataaaattgatgttgaagtCAATGCTCCAGTATCAGGTACCATCACTGAATTTTtagttgatgttgatgcCACTGTTGAAGTTGGTCAAGAAATCATCAAGATCGAAGAAGGTGATGCCCCAGCTGGTGGTACAGCACCAGCATCTGAAGCTCCAGctaagaaagaagaagctTCTGAAAAAGCCAAAGAAGAACCTGCCGCCGCCGCCCCaccaaagaaagaagaagccAAGAAAGAGGaaccaaagaaagaatCAAAACCAGCtccaaagaaagaagaaccTAAGAAATCTGCCCAATCTACAACCAGTGCCCCAACTTTTACCAATTTCTCCAGAAACGAAGAGAGAGTTAAGATGAACAGAATGAGATTGAGAATTGCTGAACGTCTTAAGGAATCACAAAACACCGCAGCTTCTTTGACCACTTTCAATGAAGTTGACATGTCGAATTTGATGGATTTCAGAAAGAAATACAAGgatgaatttattgaaaagaCTGGTATCAAGTTAGGATTCATGGGTGCCTTCTCCAAAGCCTCTGCCTTGGCTCTTAAGGAAATCCCAGCCGTCAATGCTgcaattgaaaacaatgaCACTTTGGTCTTTAAAGATTACGCCGATATTTCGATTGCTGTTGCCACTCCAAAGGGTTTGGTGACTCCTGTGGTCAGAAATGCCGAATCTTTATCTATCTTGGGTATTGAAAAGGAAATTTCTAATTTGGGTAAGAAGGCCAGAGATGGTAAATTGACTTTGGAAGATATGACTGGTGGTACTTTCACTATTTCTAATGGTGGTGTCTTTGGTTCATTATATGGTACGCCA is part of the Candida dubliniensis CD36 chromosome R, complete sequence genome and encodes:
- a CDS encoding dihydrolipoamide succinyltransferase component of 2-oxoglutarate dehydrogenase complex, putative (Similar to S. cerevisiae KGD2), which codes for MLSRSIKSSLKRTTTLARPTAAKSALKIANVSSVRSLHIQNTSSYRPTPFLTFQRYASVSVKVPDMAESITEGTLAAFNKEIGDFVSQDETIATIETDKIDVEVNAPVSGTITEFLVDVDATVEVGQEIIKIEEGDAPAGGTAPASEAPAKKEEASEKAKEEPAAAAPPKKEEAKKEEPKKESKPAPKKEEPKKSAQSTTSAPTFTNFSRNEERVKMNRMRLRIAERLKESQNTAASLTTFNEVDMSNLMDFRKKYKDEFIEKTGIKLGFMGAFSKASALALKEIPAVNAAIENNDTLVFKDYADISIAVATPKGLVTPVVRNAESLSILGIEKEISNLGKKARDGKLTLEDMTGGTFTISNGGVFGSLYGTPIINMPQTAVLGLHGVKERPVTVNGQIVSRPMMYLALTYDHRVVDGREAVIFLRTIKELIEDPRKMLLLE